The following are encoded together in the Arcobacter aquimarinus genome:
- a CDS encoding DODA-type extradiol aromatic ring-opening family dioxygenase yields the protein MNPTLFISHGAPNTILVDSKTKINFKNITKEFKKPKYIVVISAHWHTKGLKIINPLAKDLMYDFYSFEEELYKIKYPIKSDINITNHLLEILKEFNPSIDKNRTSFDHGVWTPLYMMFKEINIPVIQISLPFDYSAKELLKIGEKLRNIRDDSLIIASGSITHNLRNVSYNPFEEADNLVIKFNEKIKTILKNGDISQILEFEKIENFYQMHPSYEHFLPLFVALGASFDYVGIGFNNEILNRAISMESYIFKG from the coding sequence ATGAATCCAACACTATTTATTTCACATGGTGCACCAAATACAATTTTGGTAGACTCGAAAACTAAAATTAATTTTAAAAATATTACAAAAGAGTTTAAGAAACCAAAATATATAGTTGTTATATCTGCTCATTGGCATACTAAAGGATTAAAAATCATTAATCCTTTAGCCAAAGATTTAATGTATGATTTTTATAGTTTTGAAGAAGAACTTTATAAAATAAAATATCCAATAAAAAGTGATATTAACATTACAAATCATTTACTTGAAATTCTAAAAGAGTTTAATCCAAGCATTGATAAAAATCGAACAAGTTTTGATCATGGAGTTTGGACTCCACTTTATATGATGTTTAAAGAAATTAATATTCCAGTAATTCAAATTTCACTTCCTTTTGATTATTCAGCAAAAGAACTTTTAAAAATAGGTGAAAAACTAAGAAATATAAGAGATGATTCTTTAATAATTGCTAGTGGTTCTATCACTCACAATTTACGAAATGTCTCTTATAATCCATTTGAAGAAGCAGATAATTTAGTAATAAAATTTAATGAAAAAATAAAAACCATACTCAAAAATGGTGATATTTCACAAATCTTAGAGTTTGAGAAAATTGAAAACTTTTATCAAATGCATCCAAGTTATGAACATTTTTTACCACTTTTTGTAGCATTAGGTGCAAGTTTTGATTATGTAGGAATCGGATTTAATAATGAAATTTTAAATCGTGCTATTTCTATGGAAAGTTATATATTCAAAGGATAA
- a CDS encoding YceI family protein produces MKLIKLGLASLVVSSALFAGNYNIDNSHTNVGFTVKHMMITNVSGNFNEFTGNFEYDEKTNTLKSLNGEIAVSSINTANEKRDAHLKADDIFDAEKFPKITFKSTKIENDAIYGDFTMKGVTKNIKLDLDNGGIMGDKAGFALSGKIKRSDFGITWNKVLETGGVAVSDEVKLVIDVQGKLAK; encoded by the coding sequence ATGAAATTAATTAAATTAGGACTAGCTTCACTTGTTGTTTCAAGTGCATTATTTGCAGGAAATTATAATATTGATAATTCACATACAAATGTAGGTTTTACAGTTAAACACATGATGATTACAAATGTATCTGGTAACTTCAATGAATTTACTGGAAATTTTGAATATGATGAAAAAACAAATACATTAAAATCTTTAAATGGTGAAATAGCAGTTTCTTCAATAAATACAGCAAATGAAAAAAGAGATGCTCACTTAAAAGCTGATGATATTTTTGATGCTGAAAAATTCCCAAAAATTACTTTTAAATCAACAAAAATTGAAAATGATGCAATTTATGGTGATTTTACTATGAAAGGTGTAACAAAAAATATTAAGTTAGATTTAGATAATGGTGGGATTATGGGAGATAAAGCTGGTTTTGCTTTAAGTGGAAAAATCAAAAGAAGTGATTTTGGAATTACATGGAATAAAGTTTTAGAAACAGGTGGAGTTGCTGTTTCTGATGAAGTAAAACTTGTAATTGATGTTCAAGGTAAATTGGCAAAATAA
- a CDS encoding MarR family winged helix-turn-helix transcriptional regulator, translating to MNNKPLKSYGKRTDKAMKTVVKLERTNLKLNHLTVNYLSKHDLTFNQFKVLEVLYHKGNLNIGSITKLTMGTPGNTTVVIKNLLRDNWITSIKDPNDNRASILSITEKGTQIIEQVFPNHAKNLKIALEVLSDEELNTLYDLLDKIYKAN from the coding sequence ATGAATAATAAACCGTTAAAATCTTATGGAAAAAGAACAGATAAAGCTATGAAAACTGTTGTTAAATTAGAAAGAACAAATTTAAAATTAAATCACTTAACCGTTAATTATTTATCAAAACATGACCTTACATTTAATCAGTTTAAAGTATTAGAAGTTTTATATCACAAAGGTAATTTAAATATAGGTTCTATCACAAAACTTACTATGGGAACACCTGGAAATACTACTGTTGTTATTAAAAATTTATTAAGAGATAACTGGATTACTTCTATAAAAGATCCAAATGATAATAGAGCTTCTATTTTATCAATTACAGAAAAAGGAACTCAAATAATAGAACAAGTTTTTCCAAATCATGCGAAAAATTTAAAAATAGCTTTAGAGGTTTTAAGTGATGAAGAGCTAAATACTTTATATGATTTATTAGACAAAATTTACAAAGCAAACTAA
- a CDS encoding pyridoxal-phosphate-dependent aminotransferase family protein codes for MLLTPGPTPVPEFVRKAMSDVTIHHRTEEFETIFKNTRELLLELYGMPEVVMLASSGTGAMEACVTNLTHKKALTINSGKFGERFGKICSAFGIDYTEIKNEWNTPVSVEAVVEAIKNDSSIDAIFIQICESAGGLRQPVEQIAAEVKKINKDIMIIADGITAVGVEKIDATNLDAVVTGSQKALMLPPGLAMIGFSNEAVAKIELKPRGYYFNLATEIKKQRTNTTAWTAATTLIIGLGAILEKLKADGFESLYTKTALRANATREALKAIGFEIYPKTPANAMTTAYTEQSSAIRKILKNKYNVNIAGGQDHLAGKIFRINHMGLVEDYEASWAVNAVELALDDLGIRTFDGTANKVFASNMFKGN; via the coding sequence ATGCTATTAACACCAGGTCCAACTCCTGTACCAGAATTTGTTAGAAAAGCAATGTCAGATGTTACTATACATCATAGAACTGAAGAGTTTGAAACTATTTTTAAAAATACTAGAGAATTATTATTAGAATTATACGGAATGCCTGAAGTTGTAATGTTAGCTTCAAGTGGAACAGGTGCAATGGAGGCTTGTGTTACAAATTTAACACATAAAAAAGCACTTACAATTAATTCAGGAAAATTTGGTGAGAGATTCGGAAAAATTTGTTCAGCTTTTGGTATAGATTATACTGAAATCAAAAATGAATGGAATACTCCAGTATCTGTTGAAGCAGTAGTTGAAGCTATTAAGAATGATTCTTCAATTGATGCTATTTTTATTCAAATTTGTGAAAGTGCTGGTGGATTAAGACAACCAGTTGAGCAAATTGCTGCTGAGGTTAAAAAAATCAATAAAGATATCATGATTATTGCTGATGGAATTACAGCTGTTGGTGTTGAGAAAATTGATGCTACAAATTTGGATGCTGTGGTTACTGGAAGTCAAAAAGCTTTAATGTTACCTCCAGGTCTTGCGATGATTGGTTTTTCAAATGAAGCAGTTGCAAAAATTGAGTTAAAACCAAGAGGTTACTATTTTAATCTTGCAACAGAGATTAAAAAACAAAGAACAAATACAACAGCATGGACAGCAGCAACTACACTTATTATTGGATTAGGTGCAATTTTAGAAAAATTAAAAGCTGATGGATTTGAAAGTTTATATACAAAAACAGCATTAAGAGCAAATGCTACAAGAGAAGCGTTAAAAGCTATTGGTTTTGAAATTTATCCAAAAACTCCTGCAAACGCTATGACAACAGCTTATACTGAGCAATCAAGTGCAATTAGAAAAATATTAAAAAATAAATATAATGTTAATATTGCAGGTGGTCAAGACCATTTAGCTGGTAAAATTTTTAGAATTAATCACATGGGATTAGTTGAAGATTATGAAGCATCTTGGGCAGTTAATGCAGTTGAGTTAGCACTTGATGATTTAGGTATTAGAACTTTTGATGGAACAGCAAATAAAGTTTTTGCATCAAATATGTTTAAAGGAAATTAA
- a CDS encoding ATP phosphoribosyltransferase regulatory subunit translates to MIFEHEIPKGSRLYFGSTAKKKRVLENKVCDILDNLGFEEILTPNFSYSQHQAIENDKKLIKFSDEQNEQVSLRADSTLDVVRIITKRLGRTTTHKKWFYVQPIFTYPSKEEYQIGCEWIDHDNIADIMNLTATILKSLQIEPILQISNINIPKLVCSELNIDLELLKNGEIAALFKLNCDWLNKLLKVKDIKSLENVIEVVPNNIKSELEKLLQKAKEVDYSNIIIAPLYYGMLRYYDGIYYRVISDNLTLCKGGMYSSEGISSLGFALYSDNLLKILED, encoded by the coding sequence ATGATTTTTGAACACGAAATTCCAAAAGGTAGTCGATTATACTTTGGTTCAACAGCTAAGAAAAAAAGAGTATTAGAAAACAAAGTTTGTGATATTTTGGATAATTTAGGATTTGAAGAGATTCTAACACCAAATTTTTCATATTCTCAACATCAAGCTATTGAAAATGATAAGAAATTAATAAAATTTTCAGATGAGCAAAATGAACAAGTATCTTTAAGAGCCGATTCTACTTTGGATGTGGTAAGAATAATTACTAAAAGATTGGGAAGAACAACAACTCACAAAAAATGGTTTTATGTTCAACCTATCTTTACTTATCCTTCAAAAGAAGAGTATCAGATTGGATGTGAGTGGATAGATCATGATAATATTGCTGATATTATGAACTTAACAGCAACTATTTTAAAATCATTACAAATTGAACCAATTTTGCAAATATCAAATATTAATATTCCTAAGTTAGTATGTTCAGAGTTAAATATAGATTTGGAATTATTAAAAAATGGTGAAATAGCAGCACTATTTAAATTAAATTGTGACTGGTTAAATAAACTTCTTAAAGTTAAAGATATAAAAAGTTTAGAAAACGTTATAGAAGTAGTTCCAAATAATATAAAAAGCGAACTTGAAAAGTTACTTCAAAAAGCAAAAGAGGTGGATTATTCAAATATAATAATCGCACCACTTTATTATGGAATGTTAAGGTATTATGATGGCATTTATTATAGGGTTATAAGTGATAATTTAACTTTATGTAAGGGTGGAATGTATTCTAGTGAAGGTATTAGTTCATTAGGTTTTGCATTGTACAGTGATAATTTATTAAAAATTTTAGAGGATTAA
- a CDS encoding adenylosuccinate synthase yields the protein MRADVIVGIQWGDEGKGKIVDMLAQKYDMVCRSQGGHNAGHTIWVDGVKYALHLIPSGVLNPKAINVIGNGVVLSPENIIKEMSQFENLEGRLFISDKAHLNLPYHALIDQAKERLKGDKAIGTTGKGIGPAYSDKINRVGHRVGELLEPLKLTKSILEYFEQNRAIFDVLQISTPDERALLEELTNYSEKLKPFITNTTNMVWKALDEGKRILLEGAQGTMLDIDHGTYPYVTSSSTVSAGSCTGLGLSPKDVGIVTGITKAYCTRVGNGPFPSEDFGDEGETMAQVGKEFGTTTGRKRRCGWFDAVAVKHAGRLNGCDQLALMKLDVLDGFKTIKICVAYELNGERIDYVPSSLDDVKAIYEEIDGWDSVVGIRDYDKLPINAKKYIEKIEEVTSVRVGIVSTSPERDDTIIRG from the coding sequence ATGAGGGCAGATGTAATAGTTGGTATCCAATGGGGAGATGAAGGAAAAGGTAAAATAGTTGATATGCTTGCTCAAAAGTATGATATGGTTTGTAGAAGTCAAGGTGGACACAATGCAGGTCATACAATTTGGGTTGATGGTGTTAAATATGCTTTACATTTAATTCCTTCAGGAGTTTTAAATCCAAAAGCTATAAATGTAATTGGAAATGGTGTAGTTTTATCACCTGAAAATATTATCAAAGAGATGAGTCAATTTGAAAATTTAGAAGGAAGATTATTTATTTCTGATAAAGCACATTTAAATCTACCATATCATGCTTTAATTGATCAAGCAAAAGAGAGATTAAAAGGTGATAAAGCTATTGGAACAACTGGAAAAGGAATTGGCCCTGCTTACTCTGATAAAATAAATAGAGTTGGACATAGAGTTGGAGAATTATTAGAACCTTTAAAATTAACAAAATCAATATTAGAATATTTTGAACAAAATAGAGCAATATTTGATGTATTACAAATATCAACTCCTGATGAAAGAGCATTATTAGAAGAATTGACAAATTATAGTGAAAAATTAAAGCCGTTTATTACAAATACTACAAATATGGTTTGGAAAGCATTAGATGAAGGTAAAAGAATTCTATTGGAAGGTGCTCAAGGAACTATGCTTGATATTGACCATGGAACATATCCTTATGTAACTTCATCTTCAACTGTAAGTGCGGGTTCTTGTACAGGTTTAGGGTTAAGTCCTAAAGATGTAGGAATTGTAACTGGTATTACAAAAGCATATTGTACAAGAGTTGGAAATGGTCCATTCCCATCAGAAGATTTTGGTGATGAGGGTGAAACAATGGCTCAAGTTGGTAAAGAATTTGGAACAACTACAGGAAGAAAAAGAAGATGTGGTTGGTTTGATGCTGTTGCTGTTAAACATGCTGGAAGATTAAATGGATGTGATCAATTAGCACTTATGAAACTTGATGTTTTAGATGGATTTAAAACTATAAAAATTTGTGTTGCTTATGAATTAAATGGAGAAAGAATAGATTATGTTCCTTCTAGTTTAGATGATGTTAAAGCAATTTATGAAGAGATTGATGGATGGGATAGTGTTGTAGGAATTAGAGACTATGATAAATTACCAATTAATGCAAAAAAATATATAGAAAAAATAGAAGAAGTAACTTCTGTTAGAGTTGGAATCGTTTCAACATCTCCTGAACGAGATGACACTATTATAAGGGGGTAA
- a CDS encoding DUF507 family protein has protein sequence MRLKLHHTPYVSRRITRDLASCDFVEVRKDKSSIEAEVEKILDADIEKEFALDEKVQEILDAQEEEIEYLNADRRQLFWMTKKRLANDFGVILNNEDRFSDIAHKILDYLWEEDFIHYTCSDNQIKNVIFASLDDFIKGFEKADSEVMSKLKNYKRKLIPGTEDYDLVYHRLYEEELIKRGLI, from the coding sequence ATGAGATTAAAATTACATCATACGCCATATGTCTCTAGAAGAATTACAAGAGATTTAGCTAGCTGTGACTTTGTTGAAGTTAGAAAAGATAAAAGTAGTATAGAAGCAGAAGTTGAAAAAATACTTGATGCTGATATAGAAAAAGAGTTTGCTTTAGATGAAAAAGTACAAGAAATTTTAGATGCCCAAGAAGAAGAGATAGAGTACTTAAATGCAGATAGAAGACAACTTTTTTGGATGACTAAAAAAAGATTAGCAAATGATTTTGGAGTTATTCTAAATAATGAAGATAGATTTTCAGATATTGCTCACAAAATATTAGATTATTTATGGGAAGAAGATTTTATACATTATACTTGTTCTGATAATCAAATTAAAAATGTAATATTTGCTTCTTTAGATGATTTTATAAAAGGTTTTGAAAAAGCAGATAGCGAAGTAATGTCTAAATTAAAAAATTATAAAAGAAAATTGATACCTGGTACTGAAGACTATGATTTGGTTTATCACAGATTATATGAAGAAGAATTAATAAAAAGAGGATTGATATAA
- the carA gene encoding glutamine-hydrolyzing carbamoyl-phosphate synthase small subunit — MQKVWIYLENGTFLEAKSFGATGTSVGEIVFNTSLTGYQEIISDPSYAGQFVTFTMPEIGNVGVNDDDMESRKCHCKGVLVRNYHHEYSNYRAQNDLDSLLKEHGVLGICEIDTRYLTKMIRDEGAMMMIASTEISCKDELAKQLAASPRIEDINYIEIVSTKESYVHKSGAWNHEIKAYNKAVMSDKKVAVIDFGVKRNILNELVNVGLEVEVVPSSFKGEDLIARFEAKEIGGVFLSNGPGDPLTLVNEKKEVQKLIEANIPIFAICLGHQMLSIAHGYDTYKLKFGQHGGNHPVANNGVVEITAQNHNYNVPDNITEIADVTHINLFDNTIEGVKYKNKEIFSVQHHPEASPGPHESKYIFKQFADIVK, encoded by the coding sequence ATGCAAAAAGTATGGATATATTTAGAAAATGGGACTTTTTTAGAAGCGAAATCTTTTGGTGCAACAGGTACATCTGTTGGAGAAATAGTTTTTAATACATCATTAACTGGTTATCAAGAAATTATCTCAGATCCTTCTTATGCTGGTCAATTCGTAACTTTTACTATGCCAGAAATTGGAAATGTTGGAGTAAATGATGACGATATGGAAAGTAGAAAGTGTCATTGTAAAGGTGTATTAGTTAGAAATTATCACCATGAATATTCAAATTATAGAGCTCAAAATGATTTGGATTCATTACTAAAAGAGCATGGTGTTTTAGGAATATGTGAAATTGATACAAGATATTTAACTAAAATGATAAGAGATGAGGGAGCTATGATGATGATAGCTTCAACTGAAATCTCTTGCAAAGATGAATTAGCAAAACAATTAGCTGCAAGTCCTAGAATTGAAGATATTAATTATATTGAAATCGTATCTACAAAAGAGTCTTATGTTCACAAATCAGGTGCTTGGAATCATGAAATAAAAGCATATAACAAAGCAGTAATGAGTGATAAAAAAGTTGCTGTAATTGATTTTGGTGTAAAAAGAAATATTTTAAATGAACTTGTGAATGTTGGTTTAGAAGTTGAAGTTGTACCTTCTTCTTTTAAAGGTGAAGATTTAATTGCTAGATTTGAAGCTAAAGAAATAGGTGGAGTATTCTTATCAAATGGACCAGGAGACCCATTAACTTTAGTAAATGAAAAAAAAGAAGTTCAAAAATTAATAGAAGCGAACATTCCAATATTTGCAATTTGTTTAGGACATCAAATGCTTTCTATTGCACATGGATATGACACATATAAATTAAAATTTGGACAACATGGTGGTAACCATCCAGTTGCTAATAATGGAGTTGTTGAGATAACAGCACAAAACCATAACTATAATGTTCCTGATAATATTACTGAAATTGCAGATGTCACACATATAAATCTATTTGATAATACAATTGAAGGTGTAAAGTATAAAAATAAAGAGATTTTTTCAGTACAACATCACCCAGAAGCTAGTCCAGGACCACATGAATCAAAATATATCTTCAAACAATTTGCAGATATAGTGAAGTAG
- a CDS encoding phosphatidylglycerophosphatase A family protein: MNFRKFFLTVGFSGLSPKAPGTVGSFVSLILGVFLLQFLHVSTLFMLAILITVIAVKQIDIYEKETGIHDGKEIVIDELAGMWIALSICGINESNFIIMAILAFIGFRIFDIWKPSIIGKIDEKVSGGWGVMGDDLIAGVAGGIFASLLYQIYFYFS, from the coding sequence ATGAATTTTAGAAAGTTTTTTTTAACAGTTGGATTTAGTGGTTTAAGTCCCAAAGCACCTGGAACTGTTGGTTCTTTTGTTTCATTAATCTTAGGTGTTTTTTTACTTCAATTTCTACATGTTTCAACTTTATTTATGTTAGCTATTTTAATTACAGTCATTGCAGTTAAACAAATAGATATTTATGAAAAAGAAACAGGTATTCATGATGGAAAAGAGATTGTAATTGATGAATTAGCTGGTATGTGGATAGCTTTATCTATTTGTGGAATAAATGAATCAAACTTCATAATTATGGCTATTTTAGCATTTATAGGATTTAGAATTTTTGATATTTGGAAACCTTCTATCATTGGGAAAATTGATGAAAAAGTATCTGGTGGATGGGGTGTAATGGGGGATGATCTTATTGCGGGTGTTGCTGGAGGAATATTTGCATCACTTCTTTATCAAATTTATTTCTACTTCTCTTAA
- a CDS encoding response regulator: MNILIIENEIYLAQKVVSRLLDDGHSCDYIESPNIDNLTKDYDTVLLSTSLPSSLCKSIIKKYCDTSIILLLVSYISDETVTNPIKDGAKDYIMKPFIMDELVRKIYHYKECRSMRRELQTLREYFNFTMEDIDTSDILLPSSFPTLIETNSQKCADKLVFELSKRIDLPICFISLTSSNWLKELNSISRKVIIYLTNYHSLKKNMKEQLHKIIEDKNCVISSLEVEDEFPFRKIEFNDEKILLGNANIMTINDYVKMMVISYQNKYPDTELSKKLGISRKSLWEKRKKLDIEKKK, encoded by the coding sequence ATGAATATATTAATTATCGAAAATGAAATCTATTTAGCTCAAAAAGTAGTTTCAAGATTACTTGATGATGGGCATAGCTGTGATTATATAGAATCACCTAACATTGACAATCTAACAAAAGATTATGATACCGTGCTACTTTCTACTTCTTTGCCATCTAGTTTATGTAAAAGTATTATAAAAAAATATTGCGATACTTCTATTATTTTACTTCTTGTATCTTATATCTCGGATGAAACAGTTACTAACCCTATAAAAGATGGTGCAAAAGATTATATTATGAAGCCTTTTATAATGGACGAGCTTGTAAGAAAAATTTATCATTATAAAGAGTGTAGAAGTATGCGAAGAGAACTTCAAACACTAAGAGAGTATTTTAATTTTACTATGGAAGATATAGATACAAGTGATATTTTATTACCATCATCTTTTCCAACATTGATAGAAACTAATTCTCAAAAATGTGCAGATAAATTGGTTTTTGAACTATCTAAAAGAATAGATTTACCAATTTGTTTTATCTCTTTAACTTCTTCTAATTGGTTAAAAGAGTTAAATTCTATATCGCGTAAGGTTATCATTTATCTAACAAATTATCACTCTTTGAAAAAAAATATGAAAGAACAATTACATAAAATTATTGAAGATAAAAATTGTGTTATTTCTAGTTTAGAAGTAGAAGATGAATTTCCTTTTAGAAAAATAGAGTTTAATGATGAAAAAATACTGCTTGGTAATGCAAATATCATGACTATAAATGATTACGTGAAAATGATGGTTATCTCTTATCAAAATAAATATCCTGATACAGAATTATCAAAAAAACTAGGAATTTCAAGAAAATCTCTTTGGGAAAAAAGAAAAAAACTAGATATTGAAAAGAAAAAGTAG
- a CDS encoding bifunctional 2-C-methyl-D-erythritol 4-phosphate cytidylyltransferase/2-C-methyl-D-erythritol 2,4-cyclodiphosphate synthase — protein MLDVTLIVLCAGNSTRFEHKTKKQWIRIDNIPLWLNVTQRLASFSNFAKIIVASHEDELNYMKNFTDDFTFVKGGETRQKSILNSLEFVTTKYVMISDVARACIPQNVIKNLLDQKNCADCIVPILNVTDTVIYETNTINRDEVKLIQTPQLSLTSTLKKALNTNTEFTDESSAIKAINGTIKYIQGSNESKKLTLGNELEELPCLKEPSNNFFTGIGFDIHAFEDNKEMFLGGVKLPYDYGFKAHSDGDVLIHSIIDALLGACGAGDIGEFFPDTDLKYKGIDSKLLLEHIVRFIYNVGYEIVNIDTTIIAQKPKINPFKHEIKNSLSALLNIEKQFINIKATTAEKMGFIGRAEGLAVQSIATLKYYNWKQK, from the coding sequence TTGTTAGATGTTACACTTATAGTTCTTTGCGCTGGTAATTCCACACGTTTTGAACATAAAACAAAAAAACAATGGATAAGAATAGATAATATTCCTTTATGGCTAAATGTTACACAAAGATTGGCTTCTTTTTCAAATTTTGCAAAAATTATTGTAGCTTCTCACGAAGATGAATTAAACTATATGAAAAACTTCACTGATGATTTTACTTTTGTAAAAGGTGGGGAGACTAGACAAAAATCTATTTTAAACTCATTAGAATTTGTAACAACAAAATATGTAATGATAAGTGATGTAGCACGTGCTTGTATTCCCCAAAATGTAATTAAAAATCTTTTAGACCAAAAAAATTGTGCTGATTGCATTGTTCCTATTTTAAATGTTACTGATACAGTAATTTATGAAACAAATACTATTAATCGCGATGAAGTTAAACTAATCCAGACTCCTCAACTTTCCCTAACTTCAACTTTAAAAAAAGCCTTAAATACTAATACTGAATTTACAGATGAAAGTTCAGCTATAAAAGCAATAAATGGAACAATCAAATATATTCAAGGAAGTAATGAAAGTAAAAAACTTACTCTTGGAAATGAGTTAGAAGAACTTCCTTGCTTAAAAGAACCTTCAAATAATTTCTTCACAGGAATAGGCTTTGATATACATGCTTTTGAAGATAATAAAGAGATGTTTTTAGGTGGAGTTAAACTTCCTTATGATTATGGATTTAAAGCACATAGTGATGGTGATGTTTTAATACACTCTATTATTGATGCACTATTGGGAGCTTGTGGAGCTGGAGATATTGGTGAATTTTTCCCTGATACTGATTTAAAGTATAAAGGAATTGATTCAAAATTGTTGTTAGAACATATTGTTAGATTTATTTATAATGTTGGATATGAAATTGTAAATATTGATACAACAATTATTGCTCAGAAACCAAAAATAAATCCTTTTAAACATGAAATAAAAAATTCTTTATCTGCGTTATTGAATATTGAAAAACAGTTTATAAATATAAAAGCTACTACTGCTGAAAAGATGGGATTTATAGGTCGTGCGGAAGGTTTAGCTGTTCAAAGTATAGCAACATTGAAATATTATAATTGGAAACAAAAATGA
- a CDS encoding HDOD domain-containing protein — protein MKKHIINQINNLPPLPNNIIELDNFRKKDSTNVEELLEILKKDPLIVANILKVANSSMFGFRSKVETLSRAINLLGIKFAISIAIGSSINESIKSNLLAYAVTNDDFLFSCSLATNIVNTWISTINFDLKNELLLPAFLQEIGKFVISQAIQNEKKTEEFLKELEETKDTSYCEETFTGFTCARITANIFKNWQLSHNIIFPIAFAEDIENCPKEFQQKAQILQIIKILCDVRYPLSDKNIEKALEKVALYNFDVENFLNSIDVIKAVIEENT, from the coding sequence ATGAAAAAACATATAATTAATCAAATTAATAATTTGCCTCCTTTACCAAATAATATAATAGAACTTGATAATTTTAGAAAAAAAGATAGTACAAATGTAGAAGAACTTTTAGAAATTTTAAAAAAAGATCCTTTAATTGTTGCAAATATATTAAAAGTAGCAAATTCTAGTATGTTTGGATTTAGAAGTAAGGTAGAAACACTTAGTCGTGCGATAAATCTTTTAGGAATAAAATTTGCTATTTCTATTGCTATTGGTTCTTCAATTAATGAATCAATAAAATCAAATCTTCTTGCGTATGCTGTTACTAATGATGACTTTTTATTTAGTTGTTCTTTAGCCACAAATATAGTAAATACTTGGATTTCAACAATAAATTTTGATTTAAAAAATGAACTATTACTTCCTGCTTTTCTACAAGAAATTGGTAAATTTGTAATTTCTCAAGCCATACAAAACGAGAAAAAAACTGAAGAATTCTTAAAAGAATTAGAAGAAACAAAAGATACTAGTTATTGTGAAGAAACATTTACTGGTTTTACCTGTGCTAGAATTACAGCTAATATCTTCAAGAATTGGCAATTGAGCCATAATATAATATTTCCTATTGCTTTTGCTGAAGATATAGAAAATTGTCCAAAAGAGTTTCAACAAAAAGCACAAATTCTCCAAATAATTAAAATATTGTGTGATGTTAGATATCCACTTAGTGATAAAAATATTGAAAAAGCCTTAGAAAAAGTGGCACTTTATAATTTTGATGTCGAAAATTTTTTAAATTCTATTGATGTTATAAAAGCTGTAATAGAAGAGAATACTTAA